The following are from one region of the Thermosinus carboxydivorans Nor1 genome:
- a CDS encoding 4Fe-4S binding protein, which yields MALKTLVKRCKGCGICVAFCPKQVLSLDEVGKIKVVDESKCIKCKQCEMRCPDYAIFVEK from the coding sequence ATGGCTTTAAAGACCTTAGTAAAGCGTTGCAAAGGTTGCGGCATTTGTGTGGCTTTCTGCCCCAAACAAGTGCTTTCCTTAGACGAAGTTGGCAAAATCAAAGTTGTCGATGAATCCAAATGCATTAAGTGTAAGCAATGTGAAATGCGTTGCCCTGATTATGCAATCTTTGTAGAAAAGTAA